GGCACGTAGGGCTCTACCGGTCCGAGCGGAAGAATCACGGTCAGGGTCAGGCCTCCACCATTGCTGGTTGTGGTCGCGTCGATGAAACCATGATGGGCACGGACCACCGACTGGGCGATGGACATGCCAAGTCCCGTGCCGCCCTTTTGCCGTGCCCGCGATGGGTCTGCGGTATAGAACCGTTCGAAAATCTGGGACTGGCGGTCCGCGGGAACCCCGGGCCCATGATCGATGAAGCTGAATACGGCATAGTTCATGCCCATCTGCATGGATTGCCCGACTTCCACAGCCTCAAGGAAATAGCCCAACGATTGGATGTTGGAGGGCATCCGTTGCAACGATTCAGGGCTTATAGAGGCGGGCATGACAGCCAAACCCACTTCGACAGGGGAATCTGATGGCGTGTAACGATGAATGTTGCCGACGATGTTGGTGATGACCTGACGCAGCCTAGATCCGTCGCCTGTCAATGTAACGTCCGGGAATTCGCCTTCCCGGAAGACCAGATGCGCCGGCTTGTTGCCGTCCTTGGCGTTGAGTTCGAGCCTTCCTCGCCGAATCGCACGGTCGGTGTCCAGCGCGTGCAGATCGTCGACGGCGTCCTTCAACTGCTGGCTCAGGTTGACCTGTTGGGTCATGTCGATGCCACGACCTTCGTCGAGCCGTGCAAGTGAAAGCAAATCCTCGACAAGCACCGTCATTCGTTGGCTCGAAGCCTCGATATGGTCGATGGATTCGTCGGCACGTTCCAAGGCGCCGGGCAAGTCACGTTGCATGTGATAAAGCTCGGAATAGCCATGAATCGTCGCCAACGGCGTGCGCAGCTCGTGACTTGCGTCGGAGACGAACTGCTTCATTTTGTCCGTGGTTTCCTGCTGCTCACGGAAACTTGATTCGATGCGTGCCAGCATGGCGTTGAGCGATGCGGCAAGCGAGCCTACTTCCGTGTTCTCCGGAGCCGTCGGAACACGCTGGCTCAGATCGCCGGCAGCGATCTTGGCAGCGGTTTTCTCAATACGTTTCAACGGAAGCAATGTACGCTGGATAATCAGTGTGGCCACAACCGCGCCAAGCAGCACGATGATGATGCTCACGAAAATCGAGTATTGGGTCAACGTAGAGATGATGTCAATCTGATCGGCCATCGAAACGCCAATATACACCGTCATTTTCAGCACGCTGGTGCCATCCGGTCCGCGTTCCCGACCTTCCAAGGCAAGAACGCGCCAAGGGGCCTGCGCCACCTGCAAAGCACGTTTATCCGCTTTCACCGAAGGACTGAGCTCGCGTACTTTGGCCGATGCCGTGAATGGCTTGTCGAATTGGACGTTGCCCATGGAACCATTCGGGGGCAAAACGGGTTCGGAAACAATGCTGTTGCGAAGAACGGGAACCAGCGGAGTACTTACGATGTTGTTGTGCGTATCGCGAAGCTGCATAAAATATTCGTTCGGCCCGACGTTCTCGTTTTCATTCTTGCTGCTCAACAGGTCAACGTTGCTGTATACCAGCTGGGCCTGGTCCCGCAACTGGGTGTCGGTCTTTTGAACGAGATAGCTGCTGACCAATTGACGAATGGTCAGCGAGATGCCGAAAGTGCCGACCATAAGCAACACCAGGGTGCAGGCAACAAGTTTGGTGGAAAGCGGAACTGCATCAAGCCGAGAAAGCCAATGCTTTCGCATGCGGGCAAAAGCAGGAAACCTGGTTGGTCTGCTGCCTTTTGCGGGTTTGCCACTTTGGGGTTCTGTGTTGCTCTGCTCTGCGGAACCGTCGTTTGTCGTTGGGCCATTTTCCCCGACGTTTGCATTCTCCTCCGGCTCAGCCGACACCTGTGCGTTCATCATCGAGCTTACTGATCCTTCGGCTCACGAATCATGTAGCCGATGCCGCGTTTGGTCTCGATCAAGGGAACTACCTTGTGCTTCGTTCCGTCCGGGTCGGTGACCACAACCCCATCGACTTTCTTGCGCAGATAGGAAATATAGGATTCTACGATGGCCGCGTCCCCGCCCCAGTCATACTGCCAGACATGATCCAAAATCTGGGCCTTGGAAAGCACTCTCCCCTCGTTGTCCATCAGGTAACGCAACAGCTTGTATTCCGTGGGGCTCAGGTCGATGGTCTGCCCGGCGCGGGAAACGTCATGGGAGTCCTCGTTGATTTCAAGGTCACCGACACGGATGATTGGATCATCCTCCACCTGTTCGTGCGTGCGGCGCAGGATGGCACGAATACGAGCGACAACCTCTTCAAGGCTGAATGGCTTGGTGACGTAATCGTCGCCGCCGACCGTAAGTCCCATGATCTTGTCTTGGGTATCGTCGCGGGCAGTGAGGAAGAGAACCGGCGCTTCGATGCCCTCCTGACGGATGCGACGGGTCACGGTGAAGCCGTCGATATCAGGCAGCATCACATCGAGGACAATGAGATCAGGTTGGGTCTTTTCGATGACGTCGATGGCTTCGGTTCCAGAGGCCGCAGTAGCGACTTCAAACCCCGAAAAATGAAGGGATGCGACCAGCAAATCACGGATTGATGGTTCGTCATCCACCACCACGATTGACGCTTCTATTTGTTTGCTCATAACATTAAGGATTACTCACCTGTCTGTATGTTTCCTGAATGGTTCCTGCACAAATTAAATAATTTATCGCAAAACTAAATAAAAAGAAAATATCATTTTGTGATCGGAGCAAGCTGAATAATCGCGTGACCGACAATATGTTTATTTTTTCTTACTGTGACGCGGTCCTTTGGATTTGGATTTGGATTTGGCAGGTTGTTCGGCAGCGGCAATATTGGTTTGCTTCGTTTCTGTGTTTTCGACTGTCATCTTGCCCTTGTTTTGCACATTTTCGTGTGTTCCCTTTTTCGAGGACTTCCGACGACGCAGGACAATGATCACAGCTACGGCGATAAGCACAACCAATACAGTGAAGGAAATACCGATGATGAGCTTCGGCTTTTTCGAAGCCTCCTGCTTGTGCAATACCTTGATTTCATCCATCATCGCGCACGCGGAACCAGACCAATCGGGATTGTCTCCCTTTTGAATAGGCCCAAGCGCAGCCTGGGAAAGCTCAGAGACATGATCCTTGTCTTTAAGCCAGTTGTCGGAATTGTTCGAGACCGCCACCACCAGCCTGCCGTCATTCGAAGCAACGGCAAGAAGAACGGTGTTAGCGGGAGGCTTGGTCGATTGCAGACTCTTCCCCGCCCATTTATCAGGATCTTTCGCCCCGTTGAAATTGGCCAAATACAAAAGCCGCACCGTGACTCCTGTTTCCTGTTTTGTAGAAGCTATTTCGTCATTGACGTGAGAGACATTGCCTCCAAGAAGATTTTGAGGATCGGTCACGTCAGCACTAATTTCGCCCATCGATTCGGTGGCAGCCTGCGCAGAGCCCGCAAAAGAAAAGAACATCGACATCACAAGCATTGAGGCGATAACAAAAATAATAGATCTGAGGAAACGCTGAAAATCGCATCGCGATTGCCGTTCAGGCTTGCCAAGCCCAGGCAATAAGCTCTTTGAGCTTTCGGCGGTATCCATAAAATGCAAAATGCTGGCTGACATATGAACCACTTTAGCGGACAGGTTCACCAATGAACTTCAAGTCCGCTAGCAACACAACGAAAAGCGCTGGCACCTCAAGAGAGATACCAGCGCTTTAAAATCCTAACGACTCCCTACAGCCTTCAAGCTTTAGGAATCAAACTCGGATCAGTAGCCCATGTCGGCGCCCTGGCCTGCGGCAGGAGCCGGCTTCGGTTCAGGCTTGTTGGCCACAACGGCTTCGGTGGTCAGGAACAGGCCGGCGATGGAAGCGGCGTTCTGGAGGGCGGAGCGAGTGACCTTCAACGGGTCGGCCACGCCTGCCTCGAGAAGATCCTCATACTTGTTGGTCGCGGCATTGAAGCCCTGGCCTTCAGGCAGTTCACGCACCTTGTTCAGCACGACATCGCCGGAGATACCGGAGTTCTCGGCGATCTGCTTGATCGGGGCTTCGATGGCACGGAAGACGATGGCGGCACCAGTGGCCTCTTCGTCGGTCAGAGCCTTGACATCAGCAGAGCCCTCAGCCTTCTTGGCAGCTTGGACGAGCGCGACACCACCGCCGGGCAGCAGACCCTCTTCGATAGCAGCCTTCGCGTTGCGGACGGCGTCCTCGATGCGGTGCTTGCGTTCCTTGGCCTCGACCTCGGTGGCAGCGCCGACCTTGATGACGGCCACACCACCGGCGAGCTTAGCGAGACGCTCCTGAAGCTTCTCACGGTCATAGTCGGAATC
The window above is part of the Bifidobacterium sp. ESL0732 genome. Proteins encoded here:
- a CDS encoding HAMP domain-containing sensor histidine kinase, whose translation is MRKHWLSRLDAVPLSTKLVACTLVLLMVGTFGISLTIRQLVSSYLVQKTDTQLRDQAQLVYSNVDLLSSKNENENVGPNEYFMQLRDTHNNIVSTPLVPVLRNSIVSEPVLPPNGSMGNVQFDKPFTASAKVRELSPSVKADKRALQVAQAPWRVLALEGRERGPDGTSVLKMTVYIGVSMADQIDIISTLTQYSIFVSIIIVLLGAVVATLIIQRTLLPLKRIEKTAAKIAAGDLSQRVPTAPENTEVGSLAASLNAMLARIESSFREQQETTDKMKQFVSDASHELRTPLATIHGYSELYHMQRDLPGALERADESIDHIEASSQRMTVLVEDLLSLARLDEGRGIDMTQQVNLSQQLKDAVDDLHALDTDRAIRRGRLELNAKDGNKPAHLVFREGEFPDVTLTGDGSRLRQVITNIVGNIHRYTPSDSPVEVGLAVMPASISPESLQRMPSNIQSLGYFLEAVEVGQSMQMGMNYAVFSFIDHGPGVPADRQSQIFERFYTADPSRARQKGGTGLGMSIAQSVVRAHHGFIDATTTSNGGGLTLTVILPLGPVEPYVPSASTESKDKKNDKTDKPTKQGRQSKQNRQGNHQGKWARRDKNKSN
- a CDS encoding response regulator transcription factor; amino-acid sequence: MSKQIEASIVVVDDEPSIRDLLVASLHFSGFEVATAASGTEAIDVIEKTQPDLIVLDVMLPDIDGFTVTRRIRQEGIEAPVLFLTARDDTQDKIMGLTVGGDDYVTKPFSLEEVVARIRAILRRTHEQVEDDPIIRVGDLEINEDSHDVSRAGQTIDLSPTEYKLLRYLMDNEGRVLSKAQILDHVWQYDWGGDAAIVESYISYLRKKVDGVVVTDPDGTKHKVVPLIETKRGIGYMIREPKDQ
- a CDS encoding TPM domain-containing protein — translated: MSASILHFMDTAESSKSLLPGLGKPERQSRCDFQRFLRSIIFVIASMLVMSMFFSFAGSAQAATESMGEISADVTDPQNLLGGNVSHVNDEIASTKQETGVTVRLLYLANFNGAKDPDKWAGKSLQSTKPPANTVLLAVASNDGRLVVAVSNNSDNWLKDKDHVSELSQAALGPIQKGDNPDWSGSACAMMDEIKVLHKQEASKKPKLIIGISFTVLVVLIAVAVIIVLRRRKSSKKGTHENVQNKGKMTVENTETKQTNIAAAEQPAKSKSKSKGPRHSKKK